One part of the Candidatus Kouleothrix ribensis genome encodes these proteins:
- the lexA gene encoding transcriptional repressor LexA — MRSPDALSIRQKEILTYIEGFVQDNGYPPAIRQIQEKLDISSTSVVAYNLKALESKGLLKRQGKVSRGITIPQTSAVRVNMREYTQVPMLGVITAGQPLPDPEDTSGGSAEMIEVPPDVAPTEKLKDVYALRVRGHSMIDALIADGDIVLLRYQETAENGQMVAARLRDENSVTLKKFYNEGNRVRLQPANVTMEPIYTEASNVQIEGRVVGVLRQMF; from the coding sequence ATGCGCTCCCCAGACGCACTCTCAATCCGGCAGAAAGAGATTCTAACGTATATTGAGGGGTTCGTGCAAGACAATGGCTACCCGCCTGCGATCCGCCAGATCCAGGAGAAGCTCGACATCTCGTCGACTTCGGTGGTTGCCTATAATCTCAAGGCGCTCGAGTCGAAGGGCCTGTTGAAGCGCCAGGGCAAGGTCTCGCGCGGCATCACCATCCCGCAGACATCGGCAGTGCGTGTGAATATGCGCGAGTACACCCAGGTGCCGATGCTCGGGGTGATCACGGCTGGGCAGCCGCTACCCGATCCCGAAGACACATCGGGTGGCTCGGCCGAGATGATCGAGGTGCCGCCGGATGTAGCCCCAACCGAGAAGCTCAAGGATGTCTATGCACTACGCGTGCGCGGCCACTCGATGATCGATGCGCTAATCGCCGATGGCGATATCGTGCTACTGCGCTACCAGGAAACGGCCGAGAATGGCCAGATGGTTGCGGCGCGCCTGCGCGACGAAAACTCGGTGACGCTGAAGAAGTTCTACAACGAGGGTAACCGCGTGCGTCTGCAGCCGGCCAATGTCACGATGGAGCCGATCTACACCGAGGCCAGCAATGTGCAGATCGAGGGCCGCGTGGTCGGCGTGCTACGGCAAATGTTCTAG
- a CDS encoding hydroxymethylglutaryl-CoA reductase, degradative → MGTRNSRLGGFYQLNPFERLQAVKSFDGLNDEDLRQLHGGNGALSVERADKMIENVVGTYNLPLGIATNFQINGRDVLIPMVVEEPSIVAGASYAAKLVREGGGFQSASTEPLMIGQVQLVGVADPARARFDILARREEIITLANRQSRSLLALGGGAKDVEVRIFATSPMGPMLVVHLLIDCRDAMGANAINSMAEAVAPLLEQLSGGRAYLRILSNLSDRRLARAKAIVPTQALARDDLSGDEVAEGIMWAYAFAAVDPYRAATHNKGILNGIDPVLLATGNDWRAVEAGAHAYAARSGQYTSLSTWERDAHGNLIGTLELPLAVGIVGGATKVHPTAQAALKLLNVKSATQLAEICVCAGLASNLAAMRALATEGIQRGHMGLHARQIAMAVGAHGDEIDQIARRMVEEKLIKPARAEALLSEIRH, encoded by the coding sequence ATGGGCACGCGCAACTCACGGCTTGGCGGGTTTTACCAGCTCAACCCGTTCGAGCGGCTTCAAGCGGTGAAGTCGTTCGATGGTTTGAACGACGAAGACCTGCGCCAGCTCCACGGCGGCAATGGCGCCTTGTCCGTTGAGCGCGCTGACAAAATGATCGAAAATGTCGTCGGCACCTACAACTTGCCACTCGGCATTGCCACCAATTTCCAGATCAACGGGCGCGACGTCCTCATTCCAATGGTGGTTGAGGAGCCGTCGATCGTCGCCGGGGCCAGCTACGCGGCCAAGCTTGTGCGCGAGGGCGGTGGGTTTCAGTCGGCCTCGACCGAGCCGCTGATGATCGGCCAGGTGCAGCTGGTGGGTGTCGCCGACCCGGCGCGTGCGCGCTTCGACATCCTGGCGCGCCGCGAGGAGATCATTACGCTGGCCAACCGCCAGAGCCGCAGCCTGCTGGCGCTGGGCGGCGGCGCGAAAGATGTCGAGGTGCGGATCTTCGCCACCAGCCCGATGGGGCCGATGCTGGTGGTACACCTGCTGATCGATTGCCGTGATGCCATGGGTGCGAACGCAATCAACAGCATGGCCGAGGCAGTCGCCCCGCTGCTCGAGCAGCTGAGCGGCGGGCGGGCCTACCTGCGCATCCTCTCGAACCTGAGCGATCGGCGCCTGGCGCGCGCCAAGGCGATCGTGCCGACGCAGGCGCTGGCGCGTGACGACTTGAGCGGTGACGAAGTGGCCGAGGGGATCATGTGGGCCTACGCATTCGCAGCGGTCGATCCATACCGTGCGGCGACGCATAATAAGGGCATCCTCAACGGTATCGACCCGGTGCTGCTGGCCACCGGCAACGATTGGCGCGCGGTTGAGGCCGGCGCGCACGCGTACGCGGCCCGCAGTGGGCAGTATACATCGCTGAGCACCTGGGAGCGCGACGCGCATGGCAACCTGATCGGTACGCTCGAGCTGCCCCTGGCAGTTGGGATTGTCGGCGGTGCGACCAAGGTACACCCCACCGCGCAGGCGGCGCTCAAGCTGCTGAATGTCAAGAGCGCCACGCAGCTGGCCGAGATCTGTGTATGTGCCGGCCTGGCCTCGAACCTGGCGGCCATGCGCGCGCTGGCCACCGAGGGTATTCAGCGCGGGCATATGGGCCTGCACGCACGCCAGATTGCTATGGCAGTCGGGGCACATGGCGATGAGATCGACCAGATTGCCCGGCGCATGGTGGAGGAAAAGCTGATCAAGCCCGCGCGGGCCGAGGCGCTGCTGAGCGAGATTCGGCACTGA
- a CDS encoding acetyl-CoA acetyltransferase — translation MQPVYIVGAGQTAVAEHWERTAGSLAAEALGRALGPIAKDRIEALYVANALGSALHVQGQFGAAITTACGLSGVEAFTIDAAGASGGVALRQACLAVASGAYQLVAVVGVEKITDVLDARLEAGLALAGDADWEAIHGATLTAQWALLMRRYMHEYGYDAIDFAPFPVNAHANGAANPQALYRFAISAEKVRAAGALADPLSLLDSSTVADGAAVVLVAGAGIARELGGRLVRIAGSAVATDTLALHSRPDPLWLAASARSAAAALGAAGLSQRDVQVIELTDPHGIVAALALEACGFAERGVGVQLAREGAIGLGGATPLATGGGCKARGDTVGANGVFQLVELTRQLRGLAGKAQVPGARVALAQCLGGIGATAATHILVAE, via the coding sequence ATGCAACCTGTGTATATTGTTGGTGCGGGGCAAACCGCAGTGGCCGAGCATTGGGAGCGCACCGCCGGGTCGTTGGCGGCCGAGGCGCTCGGCAGGGCGCTTGGCCCGATCGCGAAAGACCGGATCGAGGCGCTGTATGTGGCCAATGCGCTGGGCAGCGCGCTGCATGTGCAGGGCCAGTTTGGTGCGGCGATCACGACCGCGTGCGGGCTGAGCGGCGTCGAGGCCTTCACGATCGACGCGGCCGGCGCCTCGGGTGGGGTGGCGCTGCGCCAGGCCTGCCTGGCGGTGGCCAGCGGTGCCTACCAGCTGGTGGCTGTGGTTGGCGTCGAGAAAATTACCGATGTGCTCGACGCACGGCTCGAGGCCGGGCTGGCACTGGCCGGCGACGCCGACTGGGAGGCCATCCACGGCGCGACCCTGACGGCGCAGTGGGCGCTGCTGATGCGGCGCTACATGCACGAATATGGCTACGACGCGATCGACTTCGCGCCGTTCCCGGTGAACGCGCATGCCAATGGCGCCGCCAACCCGCAGGCGCTGTATCGCTTCGCGATCTCGGCCGAGAAGGTGCGCGCAGCCGGCGCACTGGCCGACCCGCTGAGCCTGCTCGATAGCTCGACTGTGGCCGACGGTGCGGCGGTGGTGCTGGTGGCCGGCGCCGGTATAGCCCGCGAGCTTGGCGGCCGGTTGGTGCGGATCGCTGGGTCGGCCGTGGCGACTGACACGTTAGCGCTCCACAGCCGCCCCGATCCGCTGTGGCTGGCGGCGTCCGCACGATCGGCTGCGGCGGCGTTGGGCGCGGCTGGCCTGAGCCAGCGCGATGTGCAGGTGATCGAGCTGACCGACCCGCACGGTATTGTGGCGGCGCTGGCGCTCGAGGCCTGCGGATTTGCCGAGCGTGGCGTGGGCGTGCAGCTGGCGCGCGAAGGCGCGATCGGGCTTGGCGGTGCCACGCCGCTGGCAACCGGCGGCGGGTGCAAGGCGCGCGGCGACACCGTAGGCGCCAACGGCGTATTCCAGCTGGTCGAGCTTACCCGGCAGCTGCGTGGCCTGGCCGGCAAGGCGCAGGTGCCCGGCGCGCGGGTGGCGCTGGCGCAGTGCCTGGGTGGCATTGGCGCAACAGCCGCGACGCATATTTTGGTTGCCGAGTAG
- a CDS encoding Zn-ribbon domain-containing OB-fold protein produces MDLAKHWRLRAARYRLEGQRNRESGEVRFPPEPVADAELWQPFDLDGTGVIYSFSVVRQPPAGYEEDGPYILAMVRLAEGPLITAQLTDCDPDQVAIDMRVEMVTRRLRDLGPDGLIVYGYKFRPQLG; encoded by the coding sequence ATGGATCTGGCGAAGCACTGGCGGCTACGCGCGGCGCGCTACCGCCTCGAAGGCCAGCGCAATCGCGAGAGCGGCGAGGTGCGCTTTCCGCCCGAGCCGGTGGCCGACGCCGAGCTATGGCAACCGTTCGATCTCGACGGCACCGGGGTGATCTACTCATTCTCGGTAGTGCGCCAGCCGCCTGCCGGCTACGAGGAAGACGGGCCGTATATCCTGGCAATGGTGCGGCTGGCCGAAGGCCCGCTGATCACAGCCCAGCTGACCGATTGCGACCCCGATCAAGTGGCGATCGACATGCGCGTCGAGATGGTGACGCGGCGCCTGCGCGACTTGGGGCCGGATGGGTTGATCGTGTATGGCTACAAGTTCCGCCCGCAGCTAGGGTAG
- a CDS encoding response regulator transcription factor encodes MRQPATILVVDDERAVRMMLEAALRAQGYKIQSAANGSAARDMIALEEFDLVLLDLQLGDSDGIEILRELKRDWPATEVILLTAHGSINSAISALRHGAFDYLLKPAQVNDIRERVERALEQRRTALQRTELLQRISDSARALGLIESGAPGTPAPVNNSDRIEVGPLLLDLRRHAASLGNQVMSLTRTEFALLTALAQQPDTALSYGTLSEAVYGRVQPEDEARALLRPHIARLRHKLESTGLGGIALVSIRSMGYMLQTE; translated from the coding sequence ATGAGGCAACCGGCTACGATTCTGGTCGTCGATGACGAGCGGGCCGTGCGCATGATGCTCGAGGCCGCGCTGCGCGCCCAGGGCTATAAGATCCAGTCGGCTGCGAATGGCAGCGCTGCGCGCGATATGATTGCGCTGGAGGAGTTCGACCTGGTGCTGCTCGATCTCCAGCTCGGCGACTCCGACGGGATCGAGATTTTACGCGAGCTCAAGCGCGACTGGCCGGCTACCGAGGTGATCTTGCTCACTGCGCATGGCTCGATCAATAGTGCGATCTCGGCGCTGCGTCACGGCGCGTTCGATTACCTGCTCAAGCCTGCGCAGGTCAACGATATTCGCGAGCGGGTCGAGCGCGCACTCGAGCAGCGCCGCACCGCGCTCCAGCGCACCGAGCTGCTTCAGCGCATCAGCGATAGCGCCCGCGCGCTAGGCTTGATCGAGAGCGGTGCGCCCGGCACACCTGCGCCGGTGAATAACTCCGATCGGATCGAGGTTGGCCCGCTCTTGCTCGATTTGCGCCGCCACGCGGCGAGCCTCGGCAACCAGGTGATGTCGCTCACACGTACCGAATTCGCACTGCTTACCGCATTGGCGCAGCAGCCCGATACAGCCCTGAGCTATGGGACGCTCTCGGAGGCGGTGTACGGCCGCGTGCAGCCCGAAGACGAGGCGCGCGCGCTGCTGCGCCCGCATATCGCGCGGCTGCGCCACAAGCTCGAGTCGACCGGCCTGGGCGGTATTGCACTGGTGAGCATCCGCAGTATGGGCTATATGCTCCAGACCGAGTAA
- a CDS encoding hydroxymethylglutaryl-CoA lyase, with product MPYRLPLHDLPARVSIREVGPRDGLQNEDIILTTDQKVELIDALTSAGLQLIEVGSFVRAEHVPQMADTAAVFARLGRRPGVLYSAIAPNLIGAQRALAAGAGAVQVFLSASESHNQSNVNMAIEQSLAQAAEIAGLVRGAGRLFDAVLSVVFGCPFEGDVPIERVLDLAGRLLDLGAEQITFGDTTGMAHPRLVQAVLLAFRSRFPRAELRLHPHSARGAGLANVLAALEVGIERFDSSVGGIGGCPFAPGAPGNICSEDLIHMLHEMGIDTGVDLPALMTCARMLETMLGHVVPGQTIKAGVCQHLPAGGGPRLV from the coding sequence ATGCCGTACCGGCTGCCCCTGCATGATCTGCCCGCACGCGTCAGCATTCGCGAGGTCGGCCCACGCGATGGCTTGCAGAATGAAGATATCATCCTCACCACCGATCAGAAGGTCGAGCTGATCGACGCGCTGACCAGCGCCGGCCTCCAGTTGATCGAGGTTGGCTCGTTTGTGCGGGCCGAGCATGTTCCACAGATGGCCGACACAGCTGCGGTGTTCGCGCGGCTCGGCCGGCGGCCCGGCGTGCTGTATAGCGCGATTGCACCGAATCTGATCGGCGCGCAGCGTGCGCTGGCGGCCGGCGCTGGCGCAGTGCAGGTGTTCCTCAGCGCGTCGGAAAGCCATAACCAGAGCAATGTGAACATGGCCATCGAGCAGTCGCTGGCGCAGGCTGCCGAGATCGCCGGCCTGGTGCGTGGTGCCGGCCGCCTGTTCGACGCCGTGCTGTCGGTGGTGTTCGGCTGCCCGTTCGAGGGCGATGTGCCGATCGAACGGGTGCTCGATCTGGCCGGCCGGCTGCTCGATCTGGGTGCCGAACAGATTACGTTTGGCGATACGACCGGTATGGCACACCCGCGCCTGGTGCAGGCGGTGCTGCTGGCGTTTCGCAGCCGCTTCCCGCGCGCCGAGCTACGGCTGCACCCGCACAGCGCGCGTGGCGCCGGGCTGGCCAACGTGCTCGCCGCGCTTGAGGTTGGCATCGAGCGATTCGACTCGAGCGTCGGCGGCATTGGCGGCTGCCCATTCGCGCCTGGCGCACCCGGCAATATCTGTAGCGAGGATCTGATCCATATGCTGCACGAGATGGGGATCGATACGGGGGTCGATCTGCCGGCGCTGATGACGTGCGCGCGGATGCTCGAAACGATGCTCGGCCACGTGGTGCCTGGCCAGACAATCAAGGCCGGGGTGTGCCAGCACTTGCCAGCCGGCGGCGGGCCGCGCCTGGTGTAG
- a CDS encoding hydroxymethylglutaryl-CoA synthase, whose translation MMRPNRPVGIVGYGAYIPRYRIAAREIARIWADGQGGVPVDAKSVPGPDEDTITMSTEAARSALARAGVGAAQLSAVWIGSESHPYSVKPSGTIVAEALGATHWVSAADWEFACKAGSEALTAGMGMIGSGMAEYVLAIGADTAQGRPGDALEYTAAAGAAALLIGPAEQSLATIEATCSYISDTPDFFRRADRPYPVHGNRFTGEPAYFGQIRSAATHLMEQLGTRPADYTYAVFHQPNARFPQTVGKQLGFTPAQIAPGLLSPKIGNTYSAAALLGLCAIFDQAQPGETIFVTTYGSGAGSDAYALRVTDAITERRNRAPLTAAYLAREKFVDYALYAKWRGKLVMG comes from the coding sequence ATGATGCGTCCCAATCGGCCGGTAGGCATCGTCGGCTACGGCGCCTACATCCCGCGCTACCGCATCGCGGCGCGCGAGATCGCCCGGATCTGGGCCGATGGCCAGGGCGGCGTCCCGGTTGATGCGAAGAGCGTGCCGGGGCCCGACGAAGATACGATCACCATGTCGACCGAGGCGGCTCGCAGCGCGCTGGCGCGGGCTGGCGTCGGCGCGGCCCAGCTTTCGGCGGTGTGGATCGGCAGCGAGAGCCACCCCTATTCGGTGAAGCCGTCGGGCACGATCGTGGCCGAGGCGCTCGGTGCTACTCACTGGGTCAGCGCGGCCGACTGGGAGTTCGCCTGCAAGGCTGGCTCCGAGGCGCTCACCGCCGGCATGGGCATGATCGGCAGCGGCATGGCCGAGTATGTGCTGGCGATCGGTGCCGACACCGCGCAGGGGCGCCCCGGCGATGCGCTCGAGTATACTGCGGCGGCTGGCGCAGCGGCACTGCTGATCGGCCCGGCCGAGCAATCGCTGGCGACGATCGAGGCGACCTGCTCGTATATCAGCGATACGCCCGACTTCTTCCGCCGCGCCGACCGGCCCTACCCGGTGCATGGTAATCGCTTCACCGGCGAGCCGGCCTACTTCGGCCAGATTCGCAGCGCGGCGACACATCTGATGGAGCAGCTGGGCACCAGGCCGGCCGATTATACCTACGCGGTGTTTCACCAGCCCAACGCGCGCTTCCCGCAGACGGTCGGTAAGCAGCTGGGGTTTACACCCGCGCAGATCGCGCCGGGCCTGCTCTCGCCCAAGATTGGTAACACCTATTCGGCGGCGGCGCTGCTGGGCCTGTGCGCGATCTTCGATCAGGCCCAACCCGGCGAGACGATCTTCGTCACAACCTATGGCTCGGGTGCCGGCTCCGACGCGTATGCGCTGCGCGTCACCGATGCGATTACCGAGCGGCGCAACCGCGCCCCGCTGACAGCAGCCTACCTGGCGCGCGAGAAATTCGTCGACTACGCGCTCTATGCCAAGTGGCGCGGCAAGCTGGTGATGGGATAG